A single genomic interval of Vulpes vulpes isolate BD-2025 chromosome 3, VulVul3, whole genome shotgun sequence harbors:
- the PAGR1 gene encoding PAXIP1-associated glutamate-rich protein 1 isoform X1, whose translation MSLVRGHGDISATTAAPLSEEGEVTSGLQALAVEDTGGSSALANKAEEEGEGGQQETELEGPGVEEVQGEAPSTEGKEHAKGESEDWCVPCSDEEMELPADGQAWMPPPSEIQRLYELLAAHGTLELQAEILPRRPPTPEAQSEEERSDEEPEAKEEEEEKPHMPTEFDFDDEPMTPKDSLIDRRRTPGSSARSQKREARLDKVLSDMKRHKKLEEQILRTGRDLFSLDSEDPSPTSPPLRSSGSTLFPRQRKY comes from the exons ATGTCCCTTGTTCGTGGTCATGGAGACATTTCGGCCACCACGGCGGCGCCCCTGTCTGAAGAAGGGGAGGTGACCTCTGGCCTCCAAGCTCTGGCGGTGGAGGATACCGGAGGCTCCTCTGCTTTGGCCAATAAAGccgaggaagagggggaaggaggccaGCAGGAGACCGAGCTTGAGGGGCCCGGGGTCGAGGAGGTGCAGGGAGAAGCCCCCAGCACCGAAGGGAAAGAGCATGCCAAGGGAGAATCCGAAGACTGGTGCGTACCCTGCAGCGATGAGGAGATGGAGCTGCCCGCAGATGGGCAGGCCTGGATGCCTCCCCCCTCCGAAATCCAGCGGCTCTATGAACTTCTGGCTGCCCACGGTACCCTGGAGCTTCAGGCTGAGATCCTGCCCCGCCGGCCACCCACTCCTGAGGCCCAGAGTGAAGAGGAGAGATCGGATGAGGAGCCTGAAgccaaagaagaggaagaggaaaa ACCGCACATGCCTACAGAATTTGACTTTGACGATGAGCCAATGACCCCAAAGGACTCCCTGATTGACCGGAGACGCACCCCAG GAAGTTCCGCCCGGAGCCAGAAACGGGAGGCCCGCCTGGACAAGGTCCTCTCAGACATGAAGCGACACAAAAAGCTGGAGGAGCAGATCCTTCGTACTGGCAGGGATCTCTTCAGCCTGGACTCAGAGgaccccagccccaccagccccccGCTCCGGTCCTCAGGGAGCACACTCTTCCCCCGGCAACGGAAATATTGA
- the PAGR1 gene encoding PAXIP1-associated glutamate-rich protein 1 isoform X2 codes for MSLVRGHGDISATTAAPLSEEGEVTSGLQALAVEDTGGSSALANKAEEEGEGGQQETELEGPGVEEVQGEAPSTEGKEHAKGESEDWCVPCSDEEMELPADGQAWMPPPSEIQRLYELLAAHGTLELQAEILPRRPPTPEAQSEEERSDEEPEAKEEEEEKKFRPEPETGGPPGQGPLRHEATQKAGGADPSYWQGSLQPGLRGPQPHQPPAPVLREHTLPPATEILSVLQPLACRAYTFWALLP; via the exons ATGTCCCTTGTTCGTGGTCATGGAGACATTTCGGCCACCACGGCGGCGCCCCTGTCTGAAGAAGGGGAGGTGACCTCTGGCCTCCAAGCTCTGGCGGTGGAGGATACCGGAGGCTCCTCTGCTTTGGCCAATAAAGccgaggaagagggggaaggaggccaGCAGGAGACCGAGCTTGAGGGGCCCGGGGTCGAGGAGGTGCAGGGAGAAGCCCCCAGCACCGAAGGGAAAGAGCATGCCAAGGGAGAATCCGAAGACTGGTGCGTACCCTGCAGCGATGAGGAGATGGAGCTGCCCGCAGATGGGCAGGCCTGGATGCCTCCCCCCTCCGAAATCCAGCGGCTCTATGAACTTCTGGCTGCCCACGGTACCCTGGAGCTTCAGGCTGAGATCCTGCCCCGCCGGCCACCCACTCCTGAGGCCCAGAGTGAAGAGGAGAGATCGGATGAGGAGCCTGAAgccaaagaagaggaagaggaaaa GAAGTTCCGCCCGGAGCCAGAAACGGGAGGCCCGCCTGGACAAGGTCCTCTCAGACATGAAGCGACACAAAAAGCTGGAGGAGCAGATCCTTCGTACTGGCAGGGATCTCTTCAGCCTGGACTCAGAGgaccccagccccaccagccccccGCTCCGGTCCTCAGGGAGCACACTCTTCCCCCGGCAACGGAAATATTGAGTGTTTTGCAGCCTTTAGCGTGCAGAGCTTATACCTTCTGGGCTCTCCTTCCCTAA